The DNA window ttaaaagattttcaaaatttataactcaaatcatagggttcatgctgaaatatagacatgaacaaatcaaatcaaggatctcaataaaaatatagagactcaataattaggaatataatttgtttaaaagaaacatgaactcaagaactcaaaatcaatttatctcaagaatactcaaatctagggaaagaatcctagatttttcttttactgatttgaaagtagatgtagggcgtgaggacaaACTAGttcaacactatgatagccttacatacatgaaagaacaaagttcttgaacaatcttgaaaaagaacttGGTTAGAAGACTTGAAACTCTAGCTTGAAAGAGAACGATTAAGAAAACCtttattgagattcttgaattactttcttgaaatctctatggccaagaattatggaggaatttgagttgaaaataatgaaattctaggagaaaaacttaccttgaagaaaaatcttgaaaaagattgaaagaatcttgaatggagtcttctacttttatttttccttagggttttgccctagggtttgagagagaagagaatgatgaattaaaagatgaaaatctaaTTGTTTTGAGCCTTATATTAGTCCAAAATCCGTTTAGAGTTTtattggaggtaaaaagacaaaaagtccctttttaatgtttttccgtcggctaattcgtcactGCACTGTATcagttactaaaatggtcataactttttactcagaaattggattgatGCGAAATTGGTgacgttggaaagtagattcaaatacctttaatttgataggttatagGCCACATAACTCTTATtctctaagagatatggtcgtttgaagttgatccaagtagaatcttacatcaaaacttaatcggtaaggaaactttcaactcaactctGTGTTAGGAGATTCTAGTTACCTTAATTAATATCCAAAATCAGTCCcaaactaaagaatttacctttacacGTATtagcaatttaagaatcacccgataTAACCCTTcaagtaaatgaagaatggttcgagtcttaattaacttagaaatttttgggtgttatattatcttagagagattattaatttatcgagtATTTCATAGTTGCTTATTTTCTCCCACTTGTGTCAGAAAAATCTAACATATATCTTAATCTACTTTGAAGAATTCATTCTTTTTGTGTCATGGTAAAtattatcacaaaaaaatagATGAACAATATGTTGGTGtatatgcattttaatattaaaatattaagtgcATAAGTTTAGTGGTATAAGTTGACAAGAATGTGGTCATTATTTTGATGTAACTCTTATAACCATTATTGACACGATCTACCATTAATTCCACTCATTATTCTACCTCATTATACATTGTAACTTACGTAACATTTAAACCATTCATTTACCTACATTATATATATCCATATTATTGATCTTATTCAATACGAAGAAGAATTTCTCCCCTATAAACAGTGGTATTTCTTCCTTTATGAAGGGGATATCAAAAAAAGATGAGATGTGTGGAATAATATTGTAGTGTATAGTGAGGTAagtgtagtgaaagagagaattgagacaaagaaaatactctaagtcttcaactatattcactatggaaaagataatatttatatgttgaaggaaggtgttcttATATGaagctttggactcttcaactaaaTCCGGAATTGCTTAAGTTGTACGATGTTGTTGGGTTGTTGTATCTTGGAAGGACAAGTCAAGAGTATTATTGCTGGATCGGTGTAGATTATGccgcagtgggcttgaatctccttaaagagagcgagatatccgcgcctcagcttaaagaatttgtttattcatttttgtcagTTTGttttcaactgtaatttattatgtttgtggtatattaaaccaacacaatatttatttttttaatcatgaaTCAATTGAGAGGAAAACTTAATCACGATTCATTGATGTAATGTATACAAATGCTTTTGTTGCAATATACTAAGCAAAACTCGTCGGTGGCTACCTAAAATTGACATCaactttcacttagacacctcaattaGGGCTTGTTCATTTTAAACACCTCATGTGGAATTTCATTaggtcattttgacacttttttaacaatcatttaaatattaagATGTGTGTAACACACTTGCCGATGATATGTCAAAGTAGCGACTTAAATAAAAACATGTGACATATATACcaaaaataattgttaaaaatataaattatgaacAAAAATCCATGTTTAAATCTATTTagttaattacttttaataaaagctACATttcaataaagaagaaaataaaaaaaaatgcaccacttcttttttttctccccCGTTTTCACATCTTCTCCTCCTTTAACAAGCATGACCTTCTTATTAAAACATGTTGAAATGTGCCGACTTAGTAAAATgtagggatgacaatggggtGGTGGgggttgagcttaacccgcATATTTTTTAATCTGCCTCGCCATGTCCCACATaataacttttttcattttcaatccgCACcgcataaatttttaaatattttatttttctagttaagtttgattctaaaaataaaattcataaaaataaattcacttttcattaagttgtattaatttaataggatagtgacttaaaaatttatttttagaggtcattggaaaacatgtaagaaattgtatattctttattgaaccattttgatttactatcttgaatattttagtagctttataaaaattatcttaataaataatgctctatcactcttgttgacacccaattttggacatccacaatataaattaatcatcgagctttctaaattctaaattatttgaaataattgactttataaaattcaaaatatttttcaagtcattttaagtagtttagtcatttttataaatgataaaataataaatatgatattttataaaattatgtgtctaattagtatattttatgaatgttcaaaaattgtctcaaaaaagattttagttttatttaaatatttggttatttagtttaattaactaatagcttatattttgaattaattagtttattaaggtaattattttgtttcgttaaaattaagaaactcattaattaatttatattaattcatcttattttgtCATTAGCCAAATCTCCTAAACTCATTTGTGATAAGCTAAATTTGGGCCCTATTTGTAAATTCCAACAACCCATCTCATTTTTTCCAATTCCCATTCCTCTCAGCCAGTCAAATTCTCAGCCTACCCATTTCCATTCTttcaacccaattcaaattaacCCCAAGCCCAccttttttttccatttctctTCCATTGCCAGCGCAATTCAGCAACCCCAATGTTAATTCCACGACTCGGCCCACTTTTCCATCCTCAGAAGAAGTCCAGAAGTGTCAACGCGCAACAGTCCGTGAACGACAAAGCAGCAGCAACACACGCAGAAGCCAAGCGACGCCTGAACGCGTTTCACCTCCCTTCACGCGAGGACGAACGATGGTGAGTTCACGGAAAAAGCACGGCTTCCAGCTCTAACATTCATATCGGTGACAGTATACGTCAAACTTTAATAATCTCATTCACAATTCCAAATGGACATAGACGGAAAGCAGAAGACAGCAGGTTCGTTGACTTCTTAATCCTGTGTCCCTCTCAAGTCGTACCATCAAAGCAGCAGAAAAGCAACGTGGAATCATCTTTGCACCTTGGGATTGAGCCGCGTGGCATAGCGAGGACGATCGAATCGATCCGGAGCATCCATCTTccctttcctctttcggaatggggCGAAAGTTTCAGAAAAAATTGTCTTTCCGAAATTGTGAAAGAATTTTTCTAGTTTGAATTTGACTTCGTCCGTTCCCCCCAAAAGATTGGGAACCCTAGAAATCTCTTTTATATACTCTCTTCCTCTTTAGTATTAGGGGTTGGGGAACAAAGTCTAAGAAATATATACTCAGGCAAGAATACACATAAAGAATCACTAgctataaaagataaaaatatactttctGCTCGCTGCTTGCAAAGCTCATCGGAATCCCGTTGTGGTAGTGAAGTCGTTGTTCCAAAGCTCACCTGGTCTCGGTTCTGCTGCTCCTTTGAAGGTAATACTCGTCCCGCTTCAAGCATCTTTTGCTCTTAATGTGTTGTTGCTCAATTCTTGAGTATGTGAAACTATTTACGTGTTAGAATTTAGAGTGTTTTTGACTCACCGTTggctgtaaatcagtgaataaaatttatttgttagtccatgttgttgtttgttttcGTTTTCTTGAAAGGTTTGGTGTTTCCTCCCTGTATTGAGTTCATTTATCCTTATTGGAATCTCTTTATCTCATTACTATCTCGATTGGCAAGCTGTAAAGTTGCGGTTTAGCCGTGAAGCTCGAACTCATCTCCTATAGGTCTGATGTATACGTTGTTTCCTACTCTTGTTACTTTCAACTAAACATCGTGTTTCATTGTTGGTTTTTCGTGTGTCGTTAGGGTcttttgtttaaataaaatagaagtaTTGATCTTGTGCCTTTTCGTTAAATGATTGAGTTAAAGCTTGACCAGTGAGTTCTCGTATGCCTGCATATTTGAGGGTCTATTCATTTATATTCTCTTTACTTTGTTTTGGTTCCATTTTTTATGTGAGTTAGTTTCTATATTCCATGTATTGCGTGATGGTCCAATGAACCAAGTGATTGGGGTGGAGTTAATGCATCTTCTTATCACTAAGTTAAAAGGTAAGATTcagttttctttcttaaattgttATTAGATTTCAAGTGACTGGTCCATTTCTTTGTGTGTGACTTTAGCTAAGGGGTCAAGTATTTTGTCTTTGTTTCTACTGCTGTCCAGATCTTCTTAAATTCACATAGATGCTAGTAATTTACTCTAAATCATGTGTATTCCATTGTATGATTTTCAAACCTCCTTTCTTTGTTAAGGCTTGTGTTCTCTGGTTTGTTTCCTAGAAGTTTAAGTGCTTCTCATGTTAGTGTATAacatttgaatttcaatttcttttgtgtGTTTTATCATGAATAGAAGTAGCAATTTGGATCAACTTaataatatattcttttttaggTGGAacatttaagttatattttcCTTAATTTGCCGAAACAAAAGTCATTTGCAAAGATGTTgtattttttgtcttaaactTATTCTTGCTTTATTCCAAGTTTATATTGGTGtgaaatttgtttattttcttctatGGAGCGAGTCCAGTAAGCATGCCAACAtgacttatttatttgtgtcattttttttatttttattctatgtCTTATTTCCTTGGctaatacaattattttttgtgtatgtGAATCTGACTTGAGTCCTCACAGACTTCTCTATTCCCCTTGCATTCTGATTTGGACCGTAAAGGCCTAAATTTTCTCTTCTTACTCGAGTCAGCCTCATTATCGAGTCAGAAAAACTGGCGAACAGGTTACAGACAGTATAAGAgctggaaattaaattttcagGTTTCGGAAAGCTAAAAAATGGGTTGATATACCTGCTATATACACTGGTATACAATTGAAAAATACGGTATACAGGTTCAAAATACAGAAATATAGATTGAGAAGGGCGAAAATACAAAGTGCAAATAAAATACAGCCTTCGGAAGCCCTAAAACAGGTTGGATACGGCTCGTATACAGGGGTATACATAAAACGTATACGCAGATTTTCTAAAGGCAAATGGGCCCAAAAGCCTTAAGCCATTTTCAGTAGGCCTAGATGGCATGAAAATGGGCCAAAGCCTAATGAGACAAATCAGAAAAATTGAAGTGAGAGTAAATGGGCCAAAACCCATTATTTTGGCAACTTAAGACTTAGGACAGGTTCAAGATTTGGGAATTTGGGCAAAAggcccaaatttgatatttctttcctttgctttttatttgttatgGACTAACACTTTtggtttaacttaattaatttccCGAAGATACTCATTTCTCTTTATattcaaaagttaaaatatttattctttcttatatatataacttatttatTACTTAGCTCTATTTTATCATTAGTCTTATCAACACTTAAGTTACTTCCCTTTGGAATGATCCCCCTTTAGTTTATTTCcccttaaaataattaattagaaaaataacagtaataagtaaataaaataaaaaatgagttcttttacttagttaaaattttaaaaattagtcaaagtcatttttagtcaaaccgccggtcaaccgcaagttagcggacattCCGAGGGCCAAACACCTTCTcagaatgtacattgaactcgaaccctttttatttcaattgattttatctgtttagaTCTCTTGAAAACCTTAagtttttccttcatttttactaaaaaataaagtGGAGACTCCGTTTCTTTTTGGAAAATCGATTTCTCTTTAAACTATAAGTTTAGTCGATTTTTCGAAACaagtccatttttttttttgagtaaaaCAACTCTTATAATatgtaaaaagttaaatttaagtttgaaccaacataaaatcatatatatccGCAATCTGCCCCATTCCGCATTAGTTTATAAAACACCCACCTCAATCTACCCCGCATCCCACCCACGCCGCCCTGCCCCATTGTCATCCATATTAAAACGTGTTAAAATGTGCCGACTTAGTAAAACATGTTGAAATGACATCGTCAAGTCTTATTTGATgtgtttaaaataaataaattttagttgagatgtttaaatgaaatttgatgtCAATTTTATGCAGTCATCGATAAATTCtgtcgatatatatatatatatttctaaacAACGCATGAAATTTTGTTCTCATAAACAATAATTCAGACTAACCATATcaatatattattaatgaaaatCATACCAGATACATGCTTGTAgcattattgaaatatttttaaaaaaagcataACACCTTATTAATATAGATTTAGACTTACTAGAGTCTTCCCTAATATATCAATAAGTGATAATTTAGGGTGAATCATTTGCAATTTgaacttttcaaatttcacacTCCAAAAGATTCATATCTCATTGAGGATGAAGCTTCAATTTCTAATTGATTCAAACGATGGTGTAAATTAGAACTAGTTTCATTTAACCAAGTTTCAAATATGAACACTTCATCTGGATTGAGCTGCTCAGTCGACTCCCACCAACCTTTTTGTCTTGTTTCTTCCATTTGTTCATAAGAATTTTTCTTAGCAATCGCAATGTCTTCTATGACATCAAGTTCTTCAAGCCTAGTTTTGAGTTGATTCACTTCATTTCTAGCAACATTCGCTTCTAGATTTGTACTTTCACCTAACTGCATATCAGGATTCTGAAAACGAGAAATAACTGCATCAACTgtagggtgaaaaaatgaatgaGGCTTACCAGTAGGGGAAATCATCATTATTCCAATGTCAGCATTGCATTCTGTAGCGAGTTTGCTAGATTTTTTGTACAAACCCTCACGACGCTTTGTAAATGTAGCAAACATGGAatccttattttcaatttttttcattggtATCTTTTGACGTCCTTTAGTCTTTTTTCTCTCCATGCCTAAATGAAACATTTTTCAACAAATGATACTTATGAAAAGATGACATTGCACTTATTTATATACAtcaattttcttattaaatgacatataattaattctttagtcaaacaacacaaataaaaataatattttcatcatacagaaaattaggaaattaattcaatattatactgtaaatatattttgtatattcaccacattattaaaatataattgtttaatcaaatatttcaataCACTCATGAAATTTATTAAGTTAAAGttagaaaatatgaatatgattttaaaaagacaaaataatactccatttaaaaaaaaaaaaaaaacttttgtatgATAAGCAAAACAATatagtaacaaaaataaatcTGAAAGTTATCTATAATAGgaaatatcttaatattttgcataaattaatcaatttcaaatagacaataaaaaacaattgattataattagaaataacataaattgcaaattaaagtaatttcaaatagtaaacttaaatttatttatatgcaTTTACATTAAATAGACATTGACTTGAATAAGATTCACAGATTTAACTTTAATGggaaataaattaatgatgcaATGATATAAAAGGAAATTATATAATGAAATATCATGTTGAAGTTAGCAAATATGAATACAATTAGctgtaaaataaattacataccaaatttttttagtttttcttataAGAAGCAAAATCAAAATCCTAATTTACTTTAGCAAAAACAAATCTAAAGCTTAACCATAATAGGAAATATATTAATGTTTTAACATAAATTGCAGtgctacaaaatttaattttttaagtaaaatcaaatataaaaggAAATTATATAATGAAATATCATGTTGAAGTTAACAAATATGAATACAATTAGctgtaaaataaattacatactaaaattttttagtttttatttataagaaGCAAAATCAAAATCCTAATTTACTTTAGCAAAAACAAGTCTAAAGCTTAACCATGAtaggaaaatatattaatgTTCTAACAGAAATTGCAGtgctacaaaatttaaaattttaagtaaaatcaaattattaatatgCACAATATATAGCCATTGACTTAGGTAGGATTCAAAAATCTATTCTTAATGggaaataaattaatgatgcaataatataaaaggaaattatttaatgaaataTCTTGTTGAAGTTAACAAATACGAATACAATTAGCTGTAAAATAAATTGCATACcaaaattctttagtttttttcttttataagaaGCAAAATCAAAATCCTAATTTACTTTAGCAAAAACAAATCCAAAGCTTAACCATAAtaggaaaatatattaatgttctaacataaattgcaatgctacaaaattttaaattttaagtaaaatCAAATCATTCATATGCACAGTAAATAGCCATTGACTTAAGTAGGATCcaaaaatataatcttaatagaaaaatatattaatgacATACAacaataaagaaatattttttttacatattaataTTAATCGAATATGAAACCATGTTAAATGTGCTgtcaaaaaaattgtgaatatatataattagaagggaataaataaaaataaatttataatttaaattttatgaatttagtAGTTATAACAGTATTAAacctatttatctttttgaagTGGTGAATTATTACCTGCAATTGTTAtagttttagttatttttacATGTATATAATCCGTGTAAAATAGGatttttttaacatatatataatactcaACATCCATCTTTaggaacaatatttttttaagaaaaattattaatttttttttaaaaaaaaattgtgtttgtattaTAGTGAACTCAGAGAACCTTCATCACCCATCACCCAAAATGACACATTACCCTATGTGTCTGCTTCTTGAGTCAGGCCTCGTGGTGGTGGAAGCATTTTATTACTTACAGAATGCTGCTTCGGAAAAGGTAATTTCTTTCCATTTAATTTCTCCATGTTCCGCTTGTGTTTGGTTTCAACATTATAGCTTAATTTTTCAGTGGAGGCTCAAGCTAATTAGTgtctaaaggaaaaaaaaaaaattggggggcataacatttatttatttaattgttttattattgaaatccaaaattatttcttctttttcaatgaaaaaactttatttttgtatgatcttaagctatatatatataacaaaattgtTTTAGTTCTTGAGTTGATTAGGCTTGGATTATGTAACCTATTGTGAAGTCTGTTTAGCTTTCTAGATTAGGagtatattataatattttttattattgagttgtaaTATAAAATTGCTcgagaagttatttaattaaccTGAGGAAAAactttaaacaataaaaaaaggtTGTGGTTTTTAGCATATATCATCTAGCCTAGTGAGTATATTGATTGATTAGTAGAGTATTGCAATTAGTATTAAGAtttataaaactttaaaatcttggacaaaattttaaaatacttgaTTTTGAAATGCAAatcaaatattcaaaaaaataggattttgattttttctaaaCTATATCAACTCCTAATTTAAAGGTCTATCTTAAACTTATCTTAAATATAAGAGATTATTTCTGTCATTTTTTCGTCTATGCAACAAATATCTCTAATTCCACACATACATTACTTTCATAATTTcaatgtgattgattttaacttgacacgaagcttaagatgattttaaaaaaaaacaatttggaTCTTACgatcttaaactaaaaatacgtagaatatatcaaaatgtctttaaattttttggtcTTAAAACaatttggttttcttttttgtttagttgtttGTTTGATGATTTCTTTGTTTTGGGGGGTGGGAGAGCTGGGTCCCGAGCCTCTCGGGGGATGGGGGNNNNNNNNNNNNNNNNNNNNNNNNNNNNNNNNNNNNNNNNNNNNNNNNNNNNNNNNNNNNNNNNNNNNNNNNNNNNNNNNNNNNNNNNNNNNNNNNNNNNNNNNNNNNNNNNNNNNNNNNNNNNNNNNNNNNNNNNNNNNNNNNNNNNNNNNNNNNNNNNNNNNNNNNNNNNNNCGGGGGGGTGGGTGAGGGGCTCTGGGCACGACGCCTCGAGCCTCCCGAGGGAGGGTGAGGTGCTTGGGGCACAACGCCTCAGGCATCTTGGGGGGTGACGACGGAGGGACTCGGGGCATAACACCTCAGGCCTCCTGGGGAGGCGGGGGTGGGGGGCACGGCACCTCGAGCCTCCCGGGAGGTGGggggatgatgatgatgaagagtGTATCTTTTCCATTAGAAAATTGAGAAAGCTAGTTGTTGTACTAATTGATTCCTTAAATGAACTAACCACTGAGAAGAATATCTTGAACAATAGCTTAGACATCTTTCAAGATGGAAAACCTACTATGATTACCTAAATATATGATATTGAAAAACAAATGGTCGTTCTATAactgaaggaaaagataaaaaggGTGACGAACCGTTTCTAAAATAGATATCCTAATGGTGTAAAAagtatttatacaaaaaaaagaagaaaaaaaaggataagGACTAgacaatagaaaaataaatggtgaagatttatttttattttttacaattattataattgatttatttttacctctaattaattaattcttatccgctaaaataataaaaataatcccTCCCATTGTTGTAGATAGGTCATAACAATCTTTACCATttacttttcaaaatatttttgattgtCTAATCTTTATAGATTATTATTTCAAGAATATTTATATCAATCTAGCGAAATATTTTAGGTGTGGGATGGAGTGGGGAATAGGGATCGCGGATGGCGGAGGGTGTTGGGTGGGTGCATCATGCATGGATGATTGTGGAGGAAACAATGAACTTGGAATTTCACTTGTAAAACTTGTTTTCCCTACTTCTATTTGGGAAGTCATTTAGCGCATTTTTATGGAACTTGTTTTTagggagaattttttttttcaagacaTTTTGTCACACCAACcatagaaaaattgaaaatatttttctttcgtCATAACCCGCAACTTAATAACTATATTTTCCTCCGAGTCTGCTTTGTCATTGTGCAATTTTACCTAACATGTTCAATTCATAAAACTAACTTTTCTAGGAGAAAAGtaagattaaattatttttacttaaagaAATATGATCCGTTAAATCTTTCTTCAAAAGCGCGTTACACGGAATTTGATACATCTAGCTGTCAtttccaaaagaaaaacacaagtaaaAGAAGAGGGAAATGGCAGCAACGCAATGCAGGCCAGACATAATGCACATGTAAAATCGTATTGCTTCAATAATTGATGTGACCAAATAGCCATATACGTAGGACTAGGAAACATTATTAAAGATGTATTGTTTCCATATGATATTTGTACAATATTACTATACGTC is part of the Solanum stenotomum isolate F172 chromosome 8, ASM1918654v1, whole genome shotgun sequence genome and encodes:
- the LOC125872733 gene encoding agamous-like MADS-box protein AGL29 is translated as MERKKTKGRQKIPMKKIENKDSMFATFTKRREGLYKKSSKLATECNADIGIMMISPTGKPHSFFHPTVDAVISRFQNPDMQLGESTNLEANVARNEVNQLKTRLEELDVIEDIAIAKKNSYEQMEETRQKGWWESTEQLNPDEVFIFETWLNETSSNLHHRLNQLEIEASSSMRYESFGV